From Brevibacterium ihuae, the proteins below share one genomic window:
- a CDS encoding PH domain-containing protein, with product MTAHPSDPLAPHPAVLRTAGSRVIATTVGLICAVALVTVMLQARPDRAAGLAGLAVAPAVLAWVLYGHPHLRLSPQGLWIANPFRTHRLPWSEIIGFDRRLGLSVERRTGRPVPAWALPAGGRRFTRGPDGRREISARPSRQIDAVLEAHARFGSSEHIHPPAAESQWNVPNIVVLGLALGWFALGLTMV from the coding sequence ATGACCGCGCACCCGAGTGATCCCCTCGCCCCGCACCCCGCCGTGCTCCGCACCGCCGGGTCCCGCGTGATCGCCACGACAGTGGGTCTGATCTGCGCCGTCGCCCTCGTCACCGTCATGCTCCAGGCCCGTCCCGACCGTGCCGCCGGACTCGCCGGGCTCGCCGTCGCCCCCGCCGTCCTCGCCTGGGTCCTCTACGGCCATCCGCACCTCCGCCTGAGTCCTCAGGGCCTGTGGATCGCGAACCCGTTCCGCACCCATCGCCTCCCCTGGTCCGAGATCATCGGCTTCGACCGGCGCCTGGGACTGAGCGTCGAGCGGCGCACCGGCCGGCCCGTCCCCGCATGGGCCCTGCCCGCGGGCGGTCGACGGTTCACCCGCGGGCCCGACGGCCGCCGGGAGATCTCCGCGCGCCCCTCCCGGCAGATCGACGCGGTGCTCGAGGCGCATGCACGGTTCGGGAGCTCGGAGCACATCCACCCTCCCGCTGCCGAATCGCAGTGGAACGTCCCCAACATCGTCGTCCTCGGCCTCGCCCTCGGGTGGTTCGCCCTCGGGCTCACGATGGTCTGA
- a CDS encoding NAD-dependent epimerase/dehydratase family protein, translating to MRVAVIGATGNVGTAVLRALGARDEVSSVLGIARRLPDRSAAPYAGCEWHSIDIGAAVEPADAVDALTRVFDGVDAVVHLAWLIQPNSDRALLRRVNVDGTAHVARAVVAAGVPHLVVASSVGAYSPAADARPRDESWPTQGIPSSHYSVDKVAQERVLDRFSAEHPEVVLTRLRPALTFQPDAASEIQRYFLGALAPVQALRAGRLPVLPVPRGLRVQAVHSEDVGAAYAAAVAARAGGAFNICADDVLGPQELADVVDHGRYVEVPPAGVRAALAGAHRVGAVPADPGWLDMGMQVPVMDSTRARTELGWAPAHTAAQTLGELVDAMAEGRGTSSVPMRPRDEHRLPEASADSALSRSGELPQIDGAVDRDLLGLYLSDHLTGATAGVERIERMAGAYAGTPVYAALSELAEQIRGERAFLRSLIRTLGLKQLPHRQAASWAGERLARLKANGTMLTRSPMTLVLEAELMRSAVVGKRGGWQTLESNAGLLGLEPAVFAELAAKVDDQLAVLDAVHAYARERALRADRETFEPHTDDPGSGTSGDGER from the coding sequence ATGCGGGTCGCAGTCATCGGAGCCACCGGGAACGTCGGGACCGCGGTGCTGAGAGCCCTGGGGGCCCGGGACGAGGTGAGCTCCGTCCTCGGCATCGCGCGCCGCCTGCCCGACCGGTCGGCCGCACCGTACGCGGGCTGCGAGTGGCACTCGATCGACATCGGCGCCGCCGTCGAACCGGCGGACGCGGTCGACGCGCTCACCCGCGTCTTCGACGGCGTCGACGCCGTCGTCCACCTCGCGTGGCTCATCCAGCCGAACTCCGACCGCGCGCTGCTCCGGCGCGTCAACGTCGACGGCACCGCCCACGTCGCCCGGGCCGTCGTCGCCGCCGGGGTGCCCCACCTCGTCGTGGCCTCCTCGGTCGGGGCCTACTCCCCCGCCGCCGACGCGCGACCGCGCGACGAGTCCTGGCCGACCCAGGGGATCCCGAGCTCCCATTACAGCGTCGACAAGGTCGCGCAGGAGCGGGTGCTCGACCGGTTCTCCGCCGAGCACCCGGAGGTCGTCCTCACCCGGCTGCGCCCGGCGCTCACCTTCCAGCCCGATGCGGCCTCGGAGATCCAGCGCTACTTCCTCGGTGCCCTCGCACCGGTCCAGGCGCTGCGCGCCGGCCGTCTCCCCGTGCTGCCGGTGCCCCGCGGACTCCGCGTGCAGGCCGTCCACTCCGAGGACGTCGGCGCCGCCTATGCCGCGGCCGTCGCCGCCCGTGCGGGAGGCGCGTTCAACATCTGCGCCGACGATGTCCTCGGCCCGCAGGAGCTCGCCGATGTCGTCGACCACGGCCGGTACGTCGAGGTCCCGCCCGCGGGGGTGCGCGCCGCGCTCGCCGGAGCCCACCGGGTCGGCGCCGTGCCGGCGGACCCGGGTTGGCTCGACATGGGCATGCAGGTCCCCGTCATGGACAGCACCCGCGCCCGCACCGAGCTCGGCTGGGCCCCGGCGCACACCGCTGCGCAGACGCTCGGCGAGCTTGTCGACGCGATGGCCGAGGGCCGCGGCACGTCCTCGGTGCCCATGCGACCCCGCGACGAGCACCGTCTCCCGGAGGCGTCCGCCGACTCCGCGCTCAGCCGTTCGGGAGAGCTGCCGCAGATCGACGGCGCGGTCGATCGGGACCTCCTCGGCCTCTACCTCTCCGACCACCTCACCGGTGCCACCGCAGGCGTCGAGCGGATCGAGCGGATGGCAGGCGCCTACGCCGGCACCCCGGTGTATGCGGCGCTGTCCGAGCTCGCCGAGCAGATCCGGGGCGAGCGGGCGTTCCTCCGCAGCCTCATCCGCACGCTCGGGCTCAAGCAGCTGCCCCACCGGCAGGCGGCGTCCTGGGCCGGGGAGCGCCTCGCCCGGCTCAAGGCCAACGGGACGATGCTCACCCGCTCCCCGATGACCCTCGTGCTCGAGGCCGAGCTCATGCGCAGCGCCGTCGTCGGCAAGCGCGGCGGCTGGCAGACCCTCGAGAGCAACGCCGGGCTCCTCGGGCTCGAGCCCGCGGTGTTCGCCGAGCTCGCGGCGAAGGTCGACGACCAGCTCGCGGTGCTCGACGCGGTGCATGCCTACGCGCGGGAGCGCGCGCTCCGCGCCGATCGCGAGACCTTCGAACCGCACACGGATGACCCCGGGTCCGGGACGAGCGGGGACGGGGAGCGGTGA
- a CDS encoding CinA family protein, with translation MSAVDELTTSAAGLAQEIATAARALGSTVGVAESLTGGRIATRLAAAEESSAWFAGGIVSYGSEVKHRALGVPRGPVISEQAVTAMAEGAAALLGADAVVAASGAGGPGGQEGNPPGTTWLAVRVGGVTRTELHRFDGEPLEVLARTEDAALRLLRGALHDAHDERGGPR, from the coding sequence GTGAGCGCGGTCGACGAGCTCACCACCTCCGCCGCAGGCCTCGCACAGGAGATCGCGACGGCGGCCCGGGCACTCGGGTCGACCGTCGGGGTCGCCGAATCGCTCACCGGCGGGCGGATCGCGACGCGGCTCGCAGCCGCCGAGGAGTCGTCGGCGTGGTTCGCCGGCGGGATCGTGAGCTACGGATCCGAGGTCAAGCATCGCGCTCTCGGCGTACCTCGCGGACCGGTGATCAGCGAGCAGGCGGTGACGGCGATGGCCGAGGGAGCCGCCGCGCTCCTCGGGGCCGATGCCGTCGTCGCCGCGTCGGGAGCCGGTGGCCCCGGTGGGCAGGAGGGCAATCCGCCGGGCACGACCTGGCTGGCCGTGCGCGTCGGCGGGGTGACGCGCACCGAGCTCCACCGTTTCGACGGCGAGCCGCTCGAGGTCCTCGCCCGGACTGAGGACGCCGCGCTGCGCCTGCTGCGCGGGGCCCTGCACGACGCACACGACGAACGAGGAGGACCGCGATGA
- a CDS encoding alcohol dehydrogenase catalytic domain-containing protein, which yields MRAVTWQGKRTMTVETVPDPILRDPTDAIIEVTSTAICGSDLHLYEVLGPFMDAGDIVGHEPMGIVVEAGSDTRLSVGDRVVVPFTIACGRCWMCDRGLFSQCETTQVREHDSGAALFGYSRLYGSVPGGQAEYLRVPHADFGPIRVGTELPDHRYLFLSDILPTAWQGVKYAGIGPGDTLAVLGLGPVGQLAARIGVHLGARVFGVDPVRERREMAARHGVEVVGATADGIASIRESCAGRGPDAVVDAVGMEAHGSPVGRAAHAAVGLLPDALGRKLMETGGVDRLAALHAAIDLVRRGGTVSLSGVYGGQASPMPLLTLFDKQIQLRMGQCNVKRWIDDLLPLVEDPADPLGIDDLVTHRVPLGAAPQAYAMFQQKTDGCVKVVLDPRATTPS from the coding sequence ATGAGAGCGGTGACATGGCAGGGCAAGCGGACGATGACCGTCGAGACGGTCCCGGACCCGATCCTGCGGGATCCCACGGACGCCATCATCGAGGTGACCTCGACGGCGATCTGCGGATCGGATCTGCACCTCTACGAGGTGCTCGGTCCCTTCATGGACGCCGGTGACATCGTCGGCCACGAACCGATGGGCATCGTCGTGGAGGCGGGGTCGGACACCCGGCTGTCCGTCGGCGACCGGGTCGTCGTCCCGTTCACCATCGCGTGCGGCCGGTGCTGGATGTGCGACCGCGGCCTCTTCTCCCAGTGCGAGACCACCCAGGTCCGGGAGCACGACTCCGGTGCCGCGCTGTTCGGCTACTCGCGCCTCTACGGGTCCGTGCCCGGCGGGCAGGCGGAGTACCTCCGGGTGCCGCACGCCGACTTCGGCCCCATCCGGGTCGGCACCGAGCTCCCCGACCACCGCTATCTGTTCCTCAGCGACATCCTGCCCACGGCCTGGCAGGGCGTGAAGTACGCGGGCATCGGCCCCGGCGACACCCTCGCGGTGCTCGGCCTCGGCCCCGTCGGCCAGCTCGCCGCGCGGATCGGCGTCCACCTCGGCGCCCGGGTGTTCGGCGTCGACCCGGTGCGCGAGCGCCGGGAGATGGCCGCCCGCCACGGGGTCGAGGTCGTCGGCGCCACCGCCGACGGCATCGCCTCGATCCGCGAGTCCTGCGCCGGTCGCGGGCCCGATGCGGTGGTCGACGCCGTGGGCATGGAGGCCCACGGATCCCCGGTCGGCCGGGCGGCGCACGCCGCGGTCGGCCTGCTGCCCGACGCGCTCGGCCGGAAGCTCATGGAGACCGGCGGCGTCGACCGGCTCGCCGCGCTCCACGCCGCGATCGATCTCGTGCGCCGCGGCGGGACGGTCTCGCTCAGCGGGGTGTACGGCGGCCAGGCGAGCCCGATGCCGCTCCTCACCCTGTTCGACAAGCAGATCCAGCTCCGGATGGGCCAGTGCAACGTCAAGCGCTGGATCGACGACCTGCTCCCGCTCGTCGAGGACCCGGCCGACCCGCTCGGCATCGACGATCTCGTCACCCACCGGGTGCCGCTCGGGGCCGCGCCGCAGGCCTATGCGATGTTCCAGCAGAAGACCGACGGGTGTGTCAAGGTCGTCCTCGACCCGCGGGCGACCACCCCGTCCTGA
- a CDS encoding thiamine pyrophosphate-requiring protein: MTPSDTDRTVSDLIVERLLAWEVERIYGYPGDGNNPLLGALGRADRAPEFIQAKHEESAAFMAVGEAKYSGSVGVVASTQGPGAVHLLNGLYDAKLDSAPVVALVAQQHTTALGSDYQQEIDLQSLFGDVAANFTQLVAAPEQVPMVIDRAFRSALSTAQPAVVILPHDVQQAPAPELGQEHGEVVTAPRWTTGQVLPREDDLDAAVRVIEAGERIAILSGRGAARAQEKVVRLAEHLGAGITTSLLGKPYVDESHPLAAGTMGHLGTTASARILQECDTLLIIGSNDPWTEFYPAPGQARAVQIDIDPAMLANRYPVEVGLVGDSGPTITALLDRLGDRPAPSWRTRVEEHIRNWRTISRERAEVPAAPLNPELVVRRFAERIPDDAQVAIDVGSCVYHYVRQMPLPTSVPAHLSSTLASMGCAIPYGIAAKEVAPARPVCAVAGDGAMQMLGINELITLAERYRTWEDPRFVLLVLHNRDLAEVSWEQREYEAQPRFAPSQDIPRFDFAGYAELLGLRGLRITDPTEVPAVLEEAFAASTPVVVEARTDAAMPLLPPLPHLEEKLEAMRTGLRAEGAAGEHARSLLDEYERIERAHR, encoded by the coding sequence ATGACCCCCAGCGACACCGACCGCACCGTCTCCGACCTCATCGTCGAGCGACTCCTCGCCTGGGAGGTCGAGCGCATCTACGGCTACCCCGGCGACGGCAACAACCCGCTCCTCGGCGCTCTCGGCCGCGCGGACCGGGCCCCGGAGTTCATCCAGGCGAAGCACGAGGAGAGCGCGGCCTTCATGGCCGTCGGCGAGGCGAAGTACAGCGGGTCCGTCGGGGTCGTCGCCTCGACGCAGGGCCCCGGCGCGGTGCACCTCCTCAACGGGCTCTACGATGCGAAGCTCGACAGCGCCCCGGTGGTCGCGCTCGTCGCCCAGCAGCACACGACCGCGCTCGGCTCGGACTACCAGCAGGAGATCGACCTGCAATCGCTCTTCGGCGACGTCGCCGCGAACTTCACCCAGCTCGTCGCCGCTCCCGAGCAGGTGCCCATGGTCATCGACCGGGCGTTCCGCTCGGCGCTCTCCACCGCGCAGCCCGCCGTCGTCATCCTGCCCCACGACGTCCAGCAGGCGCCGGCGCCCGAGCTCGGCCAGGAGCACGGGGAGGTCGTCACCGCACCGCGCTGGACCACCGGTCAGGTGCTCCCCCGCGAGGACGACCTCGACGCCGCCGTGCGCGTCATCGAGGCCGGCGAGCGCATCGCGATCCTCTCCGGTAGGGGCGCCGCGCGCGCTCAGGAGAAGGTCGTCCGACTCGCCGAGCACCTCGGCGCCGGGATCACGACGAGCCTGCTCGGCAAGCCCTACGTCGACGAGTCCCACCCCCTGGCCGCGGGCACCATGGGGCACCTGGGGACCACGGCCTCGGCCCGTATCCTCCAGGAGTGCGACACCCTCCTCATCATCGGGTCCAACGACCCGTGGACGGAGTTCTACCCGGCTCCGGGACAGGCGCGCGCGGTGCAGATCGACATCGATCCGGCGATGCTCGCCAACCGCTATCCGGTCGAGGTGGGCCTCGTGGGCGACAGCGGGCCGACGATCACGGCGCTGCTCGACAGACTCGGCGATCGCCCCGCTCCATCGTGGCGCACCCGGGTCGAGGAGCACATCCGGAACTGGCGCACGATCAGCCGGGAGAGGGCCGAGGTCCCCGCCGCCCCGCTCAATCCGGAGCTCGTCGTCCGGCGCTTCGCCGAACGGATCCCCGACGACGCCCAGGTGGCGATCGACGTCGGCAGCTGCGTCTACCACTACGTCCGCCAGATGCCGCTGCCCACCTCGGTGCCCGCCCATCTTTCGAGCACCCTGGCGAGCATGGGGTGCGCGATCCCCTACGGCATCGCGGCGAAGGAGGTCGCACCCGCCCGGCCGGTGTGCGCCGTGGCCGGCGACGGGGCGATGCAGATGCTCGGGATCAACGAGCTCATCACCCTGGCGGAGCGGTACCGCACGTGGGAGGACCCGCGGTTCGTGCTGCTCGTCCTCCACAACCGCGACCTCGCCGAGGTGAGCTGGGAGCAGCGGGAGTATGAGGCCCAGCCCCGGTTCGCCCCCTCGCAGGACATCCCGCGGTTCGACTTCGCCGGCTATGCCGAGCTGCTCGGCCTGCGCGGTCTGCGGATCACCGACCCGACGGAGGTCCCCGCGGTGCTCGAGGAGGCGTTCGCCGCAAGCACCCCGGTGGTCGTCGAGGCGCGCACCGACGCCGCGATGCCGCTGCTGCCCCCGCTGCCCCACCTCGAGGAAAAGCTCGAGGCGATGCGGACGGGCCTGCGCGCGGAGGGAGCGGCGGGCGAGCACGCCCGCTCCCTGCTCGACGAGTACGAACGCATCGAACGCGCCCACCGATGA
- a CDS encoding DUF6480 family protein yields MNSEHTEHNPNLDPAPQGDPDLEPGGGVRPGDTPPESQSATSTPDRRARSSRSHSWSSPSSSCSSPTP; encoded by the coding sequence ATGAACTCCGAGCACACGGAGCACAACCCCAACCTCGACCCCGCCCCGCAGGGGGATCCGGACCTCGAACCCGGCGGCGGCGTGCGACCGGGCGACACGCCTCCCGAATCGCAGTCGGCCACCTCGACCCCGGATCGAAGGGCCCGATCATCGCGATCGCACTCGTGGTCCTCGCCCTCGTCTTCCTGTTCATCGCCTACGCCGTAG
- a CDS encoding SDR family oxidoreductase, with protein sequence MTQHSTTDQLTFQNPVTRFPVISPPKQDQPEPGLDQELTPQTDRGHRSYRGTGRLEGRKALITGADSGIGAAVAIGFAREGADIALSYLPEEEADAQEIKSVIEDTGRRAFLFPGDISDAEFCTELVKRAVDALGGLDALVNNAGRQIAVEEFSDLPDAQWTQTFATNIHAIFRISQAAVKHMPPGSTIVNSTSVQAYEPSTHLLDYASTKAAINNFTKGLAQSLAGQGIRVNAVAPGPIWTPLQVSDGQPKEALPEFGKSTPLGRAGQPTELAPAYVFLTSPESSYVLGETLNVNGGMPTP encoded by the coding sequence ATGACCCAGCACTCCACCACCGACCAGCTGACCTTCCAGAACCCCGTCACCCGCTTCCCCGTGATCTCGCCCCCGAAGCAGGACCAGCCCGAGCCCGGTCTCGACCAGGAGCTCACCCCGCAGACCGACCGGGGGCACCGCTCCTACCGCGGGACGGGTCGCCTCGAGGGCCGGAAGGCGCTCATCACCGGTGCCGACTCCGGCATCGGCGCCGCCGTCGCGATCGGCTTCGCCCGGGAGGGTGCCGACATCGCGCTGTCCTACCTGCCGGAGGAGGAGGCCGATGCCCAGGAGATCAAGTCGGTCATCGAGGACACGGGACGCCGCGCGTTCCTCTTCCCCGGCGACATCTCCGATGCGGAGTTCTGCACCGAGCTCGTCAAGCGCGCCGTCGACGCGCTCGGCGGCCTCGACGCGCTCGTCAACAACGCCGGGCGGCAGATCGCCGTCGAGGAGTTCTCCGATCTCCCCGACGCGCAGTGGACGCAGACCTTCGCGACGAACATCCACGCGATCTTCCGGATCTCGCAGGCCGCGGTGAAGCACATGCCGCCGGGGTCGACGATCGTCAACTCGACCTCGGTGCAGGCGTACGAGCCCTCGACGCACCTGCTCGACTACGCCTCGACGAAGGCGGCGATCAACAACTTCACCAAGGGGCTCGCGCAGTCCCTCGCCGGGCAGGGGATCCGCGTCAACGCCGTGGCTCCCGGCCCGATCTGGACCCCGCTCCAGGTGTCGGACGGGCAGCCGAAGGAGGCGCTGCCGGAGTTCGGGAAGAGCACGCCGCTCGGCCGTGCCGGGCAGCCCACCGAGCTCGCCCCGGCCTACGTGTTCCTCACCTCGCCGGAGTCGAGCTACGTGCTCGGCGAGACGCTCAACGTCAACGGCGGCATGCCGACCCCCTGA
- a CDS encoding catalase, whose protein sequence is MKPQIPGAPGSATPSVEEPTQPAGPLPQSADQRGAAAVGPTGAPLDGADPRVQQGEFLTTAQGARLSDTDHSLKAGRRGPTLLQDHHLREKITHFDHERIPERVVHARGAAAHGVFESYGTAGKLTRARFLAEKTSTRVFTRFSTVVGSRGSADAVRDTRGFATKFYTDEGTFDLVANNIPVFFIQDGIKFPDVVHAAKPHPDREIPQAQSAHDTFWDFVSLHTEAQAHVIWQMSDRGIPRSLRMMEGFGIHTFRMINAEGGTSLVKFHWKPELGVHSLVWEEAQMINGVDPDFHRRDLADAIESGAHPQWELGVQVFPDTEDQMFEGIDLLDPTKLVPEELAPVEPLGLLTLDANPRNYFAETEQVAFHPGHLVPGIDVTNDPLLQARMFSYLDTQLSRLGGPNFAQLPINRPHAPVNDMLRDGMHQTADHAGVAPYRPNSLDGGCPFHAGAEDGALIDFPEALPESLKLRENPASFDDHFSQAALFYRSLTPVEQEHVKQAYTFELGKCYEQPIKERQLQCLAEIDAGLCAAVAAGLGLPAPAPQKRTESEDGRTSPALSQVGGSWPTAGRTIGIVVDAHTRAKDATALAETIDEQGMVPLIIAPVGGTLDDGTPVQRTYLTARSVEFDALVFATSGAAPGPDAEGEKDAKAADPTGLGPVDPRLVLLAAEAYRHCKALLVTPRTPVLEAAGITPGAPGVVLDDPRSGLEDLFGLLAAHRVWERFSD, encoded by the coding sequence ATGAAACCGCAGATCCCCGGGGCCCCGGGCTCCGCGACCCCGTCCGTGGAAGAGCCGACGCAGCCTGCCGGCCCGCTGCCGCAGTCAGCGGATCAGCGCGGCGCCGCAGCCGTGGGCCCGACCGGCGCGCCGCTCGACGGCGCCGACCCCCGAGTCCAGCAGGGGGAGTTCCTCACCACCGCGCAGGGTGCGCGGCTGTCCGACACGGACCACTCGCTCAAGGCGGGGCGGCGCGGACCGACCCTGCTCCAGGACCACCACCTGCGGGAGAAGATCACCCACTTCGACCACGAGCGCATTCCCGAGCGCGTCGTCCACGCCCGGGGAGCCGCCGCGCACGGGGTGTTCGAGTCCTACGGGACCGCGGGGAAGCTCACGCGGGCGCGATTCCTCGCCGAGAAGACGAGCACCCGGGTCTTCACCCGCTTCTCCACCGTCGTCGGATCGCGCGGATCGGCCGACGCCGTGCGCGACACCCGCGGCTTCGCCACGAAGTTCTACACCGACGAGGGGACGTTCGACCTCGTCGCGAACAACATCCCGGTGTTCTTCATCCAGGACGGCATCAAGTTCCCCGACGTCGTCCATGCCGCCAAGCCGCATCCCGACCGCGAGATCCCCCAGGCACAGAGCGCCCACGACACCTTCTGGGACTTCGTCTCCCTCCACACCGAGGCGCAGGCCCACGTCATCTGGCAGATGTCCGACCGGGGGATCCCGCGGTCGCTGAGGATGATGGAGGGCTTCGGCATCCACACCTTCCGGATGATCAACGCCGAGGGCGGGACCTCCCTGGTGAAGTTCCATTGGAAGCCCGAGCTCGGCGTGCACTCCCTCGTGTGGGAGGAGGCGCAGATGATCAACGGCGTCGACCCCGACTTCCATCGCCGGGACCTCGCCGACGCGATCGAGTCCGGGGCCCATCCGCAGTGGGAGCTCGGGGTGCAGGTGTTCCCGGACACCGAGGACCAGATGTTCGAGGGCATCGATCTGCTCGACCCGACCAAGCTCGTGCCAGAGGAGCTCGCCCCGGTCGAGCCGCTCGGCCTCCTCACTCTCGATGCGAACCCGCGGAACTACTTCGCGGAGACCGAGCAGGTCGCCTTCCACCCCGGCCACCTGGTCCCCGGCATCGACGTCACGAACGACCCGCTCCTCCAGGCGCGGATGTTCTCCTACCTCGATACCCAGCTCTCCAGGCTGGGCGGGCCGAACTTCGCGCAGCTGCCCATCAATCGGCCCCATGCGCCCGTCAACGACATGCTGCGCGACGGGATGCACCAGACCGCCGACCACGCCGGGGTGGCGCCGTACCGGCCGAACTCGCTCGACGGCGGGTGCCCCTTCCACGCCGGGGCCGAGGACGGAGCGCTCATCGATTTCCCCGAGGCGCTGCCGGAGTCGCTCAAGCTGCGGGAGAATCCCGCGAGCTTCGACGATCACTTCTCGCAGGCCGCCCTCTTCTACCGCAGCCTCACCCCGGTGGAGCAGGAGCACGTCAAGCAGGCCTACACCTTCGAGCTCGGCAAGTGCTACGAGCAGCCGATCAAGGAGCGCCAGCTGCAGTGCCTGGCGGAGATCGATGCGGGGCTGTGCGCCGCGGTCGCCGCAGGCCTCGGCCTGCCCGCACCGGCCCCGCAGAAGCGGACGGAGTCGGAGGACGGACGGACCAGCCCGGCCCTCTCGCAGGTGGGAGGCAGCTGGCCGACCGCGGGCAGGACGATCGGCATCGTCGTCGACGCGCACACGCGGGCGAAGGACGCCACCGCATTGGCCGAGACGATCGACGAGCAGGGCATGGTGCCACTCATCATCGCCCCGGTCGGCGGGACGCTGGACGACGGCACCCCGGTGCAGCGCACGTACCTCACCGCCCGCTCGGTCGAGTTCGATGCGCTCGTCTTCGCCACCTCGGGGGCGGCACCGGGCCCGGACGCGGAGGGGGAGAAGGATGCCAAGGCCGCCGACCCGACCGGGCTGGGGCCGGTGGATCCGCGTCTCGTCCTCCTCGCCGCCGAGGCCTACCGCCATTGCAAGGCGCTGCTCGTCACGCCCCGGACGCCCGTGCTCGAGGCGGCCGGCATCACCCCGGGTGCACCCGGGGTGGTCCTCGACGATCCCCGGTCCGGGCTCGAGGACCTGTTCGGACTCCTGGCGGCTCATCGCGTGTGGGAGCGGTTCTCCGACTGA
- a CDS encoding MBL fold metallo-hydrolase has translation MESLALDDVVIRSTSVSDMENNVYLITARTSGEQVIIDAADDLPAIRDLVAAGAEDSEHGTRVTTVLTTHRHWDHVRALRETAAENDARTMAGENDADAIEEESGARIDERVAHGSALEFDGFRLEAIELRGHTPGSIAYVLADAGGQTVIFSGDSLFPGGPGKTWSPEDFVSLMDDLEERIFGRFGDEVRVLPGHGDTTTLGAERPQLSEWRERGW, from the coding sequence ATGGAATCGCTCGCACTCGACGACGTCGTCATCCGCTCGACGTCCGTCTCCGATATGGAGAACAACGTCTACCTCATCACCGCCCGGACGAGCGGGGAGCAGGTGATCATCGACGCGGCCGACGACCTGCCTGCGATCCGCGATCTCGTGGCCGCAGGTGCCGAGGACTCCGAGCACGGCACGCGCGTGACGACGGTGCTCACCACCCATCGCCACTGGGACCACGTGCGCGCCCTGCGGGAGACCGCGGCGGAGAACGACGCCCGGACGATGGCCGGCGAGAACGATGCGGACGCGATCGAGGAGGAATCCGGCGCCCGCATCGACGAGCGGGTCGCCCACGGGAGCGCCCTTGAGTTCGACGGCTTCCGTCTCGAGGCGATCGAGCTCCGCGGCCACACCCCGGGTTCGATCGCCTATGTGCTCGCGGACGCCGGCGGGCAGACGGTGATCTTCTCCGGCGACAGCCTGTTCCCCGGCGGCCCCGGGAAGACGTGGAGTCCCGAGGACTTCGTCTCGCTCATGGACGACCTCGAGGAGCGCATCTTCGGCCGGTTCGGCGACGAGGTCCGGGTGCTGCCCGGCCACGGGGACACGACCACGCTCGGGGCGGAGCGCCCGCAGCTCTCCGAATGGCGCGAGCGCGGGTGGTGA
- a CDS encoding NADH:flavin oxidoreductase/NADH oxidase translates to MPRLFEPITLRALTVRNRVWLAPMCQYSVEARDGVPTDWHLVHLGARAQGGFGLIITEAAAVVPEGRISPQDVGIWNDEQARAWSRIVDFLRSQGAATCIQLAHAGRKASTHRPFVGEATGSVSEDAGGWQSVGPSAEAFEGLAAPRAMTRDDITEVVVAFGTAAARAVHAGFDSVEIHAAHGYLIHEFLSPLSNTRTDEYGGSLENRARLLFEIHDAVRAALPDDAPVLVRISASEWTAGGFDIAEATELAVRLQETGVDLVDVSSGGNVLADIPIGPSYQVPLAGEIAAAGVTTGAVGLITEPAQAEGILTTGDADVVLLARAALRDPSWPQRAAHALGVGWRNTPYPPQYTRGKW, encoded by the coding sequence GTGCCCCGACTCTTCGAACCGATCACCCTGCGCGCACTCACCGTCCGCAACCGGGTCTGGCTCGCACCGATGTGCCAGTACTCCGTCGAAGCCCGCGACGGTGTGCCCACCGACTGGCACCTCGTCCACCTCGGGGCGCGGGCGCAGGGCGGGTTCGGGCTCATCATCACCGAGGCCGCCGCAGTCGTGCCCGAAGGGCGCATCTCGCCGCAGGACGTCGGGATCTGGAACGACGAGCAGGCGCGCGCGTGGTCGCGCATCGTCGACTTCCTCCGTTCGCAGGGCGCGGCGACGTGCATCCAGCTCGCGCACGCCGGACGGAAGGCGAGCACCCACCGTCCCTTCGTCGGAGAGGCCACCGGCTCGGTGTCGGAGGACGCGGGCGGCTGGCAGTCGGTCGGTCCCTCGGCGGAGGCGTTCGAGGGCCTGGCCGCCCCGCGCGCGATGACGCGCGACGACATCACCGAGGTCGTCGTGGCCTTCGGAACCGCCGCGGCCCGCGCCGTGCACGCCGGCTTCGACTCCGTGGAGATCCATGCCGCGCACGGCTATCTCATCCACGAGTTCCTCTCCCCGCTGTCGAACACCCGCACCGACGAGTACGGCGGCTCGCTCGAGAACCGGGCCCGGCTGCTGTTCGAGATCCATGACGCCGTGCGCGCCGCGCTGCCCGACGACGCTCCGGTGCTCGTGCGGATCTCCGCCTCGGAATGGACGGCGGGCGGGTTCGACATCGCCGAGGCGACGGAACTCGCCGTCCGCCTCCAGGAGACCGGCGTCGACCTCGTCGACGTCAGCAGCGGCGGCAATGTGCTCGCCGACATCCCGATCGGGCCCTCGTACCAGGTCCCGCTCGCCGGGGAGATCGCCGCCGCCGGCGTCACCACCGGGGCGGTCGGCCTCATCACCGAACCCGCTCAGGCCGAGGGCATCCTCACCACCGGGGACGCCGACGTCGTCCTGCTCGCCCGGGCCGCGCTCCGCGATCCGAGCTGGCCGCAGCGCGCGGCCCACGCGCTCGGGGTCGGCTGGCGGAACACCCCCTATCCGCCCCAATACACCCGCGGGAAGTGGTGA